The genomic window GGTTGTATGAAAAAAATCTTTGTTACTGCATTGATTGTTGGTTTCTTGTTAACAGGCTGCAACGAAAGTAGTACAACTGCAGTTAAAGACAGCAATCAAAATCAGCAAACAGATGAACCGAAGGAAACGAATGTGAAATTCGGAAAGGAATTTAAGGTTGAATTTAGAAACTGGAATGGGGAAATCGAGCAAGAAATTAAATTAAAAGTTGATAATGTTAAAATAGAAAGCAATATTTCTCCTGATCAAATAACGAATGAACAAAATGATTTTGTCGGCTTGGACTTATCTGTTGAAAATATCGGAAAAACAGAAACTAATGAATTTACTGTTACTGCTTCATCTTTTTCGGTATTTAATGATAAAGGGATGGAGATTAGTTCCTTTCCAGTTATTGGGGGAGATAAAGTTACATATAAACCGACAAATTTAAGACCGAACGGAAAAAACGAAGGAAGAATCTATTTGACTATTCCTAAAGGCGAAAAAGTCTCTGAAATTATTTATTACAACAATCTTATTAAGGATAATGGTGATAAATTTATATTTAAGGTTAAAAATTAACGAAAATCACACCATTATTTCTTAAGTTTAAAAGGAGTGTTTTATGCACTTCTTTTTATTGTTTCAATAGTCTTTATCGAATTCATTCGCTTTTTTTCGAGTTAGATATAAAATAGGAGGGTTTTTATGTATTTTCTTTCAGAATTAATCATCACTACTATTTTTACTCTAATATTATTACTCTTACCATTACAGATTTACTGGGCAATATCCATTAGTAGATGGGCTAAACGATTACGATATCATCCCGTTTCCGAAGAACAAGCCCTTGAAGTTATCAATTTTTTTAGGAAAGTCTGGTATATACCAAATGCACCGAAATACTGGGGAGAATGCAAAAATATTTATTACGCTGTTCTTCATTCACCTGTTGTTACATTTGAAACAAAAAAACAACTGTTCACTATTTTAGAGCGTCGCAAGGTATATGGACTAAGACCACCATACAAAAAGAAACAGAATCATTTCTAAAAAAGGAACATTACATATGTTATCAGAAACAGGTATGGTATGTCAACACTAAACTAGACAATTTTTTTAAGGTGTTCCTTTTTGTATTCAATAGGGCTTAAATACCCGAGTGTTCCGTGAATTCTTATATGATTAAACCAATGTACATAATCATCTAATTCCAATTTTAATTGCTCTAAACTTTCAAAATATTTTCCTTTTACAAATTCTGTCTTAATAATTTTAAATGTGGCTTCGGCTACTGCGTTATCATATGGGCAACCTTTCATGCTTAACGACCGTTTAATCTCGAATGTTTCTAAAGCTTCATCGATTGTCTTGTTTTTAAACTCGTTTCCTCGGTCTGTGTGAAATAATTGAATTTGTCTTAAATCAGCTTTAATCATTGATAACGCTTGGTAGACTAGTCCAGCATCTTTATTAGGACCCGCACTATGTCCAACAATTTCTCGATTATAAAGATCGACAAATAAACAGATATAATGCCAGCTTTTTTCCACTCTCACGTATGTTAAGTCGCTGACTACAACTGTCAATTCTTTTTGTTGATCAAATTCCCTATTCAACACATTTTCAACTTTAGATTCATTACATTTATCCACATGTGGCTTAAACTGGGCAACTGTATATTTTGATACTAGCCCATTTTCTTTCATGATTCGGCCAATACGTCTTCTGGATGCAATTTTACCGAGTTTTTTCAACTCATGTTTTATCTTACGAGTGCCATAGTTCTGGCGGCTTTTATGAAAAATATCGATTATGGTAACAGTAAGTTCATCATCTGATTTAGATTGTTCTTTTGCTTCATAATAATAGGTACTTCTTGGGAGTTGTAGGACGTCGCACATTGCTGATATCGAGTATTTGTGACGATTATTTTTAATCACATTTACTTTCGTCCTAGTATCAGCGCAGCTTGCTTTAAAATATCATTCTCCATCAGTAAACGCTGATTTTCTTTACGAAGCTTGATCAGTTCTTCTTTTTCAGGTGTTCGGTTGTCCTTCTCTTTAAATGAACCAGATGTTTGGCTCTGTTTCACCCATTTGTCTAATGCCGAAGGCGTTAAATTGTATTCACTTATAATGTCTTTTCTAGGCTTACCACTTTCATATAGTTTGACCATTTGAGCTTTAAATTCATGAGTAAATGTTCTTCTAACTCTTGTTATATCGGTGCACCTCCATTAACTGAATGAGATGAAGTAGACTTCCAAATTTAGAGGGTAAACACCGCAACTTGACAAGGAGCCTCTACGGGCATGCTTTCCCAGCCAGGAAACCAGATGATGAAAACATCTGGCTTGCCAAACAGGCTAGCATACCCGCCTCTCCTAGTAAAGTTGCTGGTATGGGATCTCTTATGCTTGATTAGCAGTATACCCAGATTGGATGGTTAGTCTACCTGACCTTAATTTTTTTGTCCAGTTAAGTGTAGCCGATTCACCTTTATAACCAGTGAAATAAGAAGTTGAATCACCATGCCCAACATTGTGAACGTACTAATCATTGCATGCAGCTCCTTAAAAAAATTCTCTTCTAAAATTTCCTTCGCGTTTTACTACTTATTCTCCTTGGATTTTCTTAAAAATATTACAAGAATCTACTTCAAAGGGAAAATATTATATTAAGAGACTTCTAAAAAATTCTTTTTATTAATACATCAGCTAACCTAGCATTCGATTCCTATGAACAAACAATGATATGTTGCAATAATATGGCCTCTTTCTTGAAAATCTTGCTCATATATGTTCATCATTTCTTTAAGGACAGAGGGGCGTTGGAAGTATGGACCTGCATTGCTATTTGTTGCTCCTATTTTTCGCAGAGAGGTGATAAAGTCTTTGACTGAATGAAATCGTTCTATTTCGATCATTTCTGTTCCGAAAATAGTTGAGAATGGGTGAACCGGTTGGACGGAGCGCTCACACAGTTCCAGCAAGTCCTCTAATGCGTAAAAGGGCTGGCTGATGCGAACGTTTGTGTCAAGTTGTAACTTTTGCATTGCTCGTTGAAAAGAAGTGTGAAGTTCATGGAATGTGCCGCAGCCAAAGGTAGAAAAAAGAATCATTCCGTCTCTCTTTAAAATGGAACTAAGGCGAAAAAGGGTCGACTCAAAATGATTTAGCCATTGAAAAGTAGCATTAGAGATAATGAGATCGTAACGGTCATATAGCTCCATCTCCTCGATATCGCCACAAAGGAAGTGAATCCGCTCTTCAGAGATTCGCTGTTTGGCGATTTCAATCATTCCCGGTGCCAAGTCAACGGCGGTGATGGTTGCATTTTTAAAATGACGGGATAGTTTGGCGGTAAGGTAGCCTGTCCCACAACCAATTTCAAGAATATGTAGTGGAGATGAATCATTTCTTTTCATCACCAACTGTTTCAATAAGCGATCTGCCATTTTTTTCTGAACGTTAGCGAATTGGTCATACGTTTTTGCATTTGCACTAAATCTTTTTTGCAGCAATTGTTTATCAATCATCCTCTTCCTCCTGCAAACGATTCAATCAGCCTGGAGCATTCATCTGTTTTTGTTAAAAACGGAACATGTGCGGTTTTTGGCAATAATTTCAAAATCGCATTGTCATGTGTTTGTTCAACTATATAGTGCGAAGCGGCCGGTGGACAGATTGTGTCTTCCTCACCGTGAATCAGTAAAAGTGGTGCACTGATTTCATGCAATGCGAAACGAACATCAGCTGTCATTAAATAATCGAGCCCAACAAGCAGTTCTTGGAGTTCTGTGTTGTGAAAGTGCTGATCAAAATCTAATACTTTATCTTGTTCCTCTTCACAAAAAAGTGAAGCAAAAAAAGAAGAAAGTGTTTGTTTGCAATTTCGCACCAATTGCCTCTTCATTCGTTCAACTACCCGCCGTTCCCAGCCTGCGTCATAACCATCTCCTTTTATAAATCGGCTCGTTCCGCTAACAAGAACAAGACGATCGATTTTCTCTGGAATAGAAATGGCAAGCTCTAATGTGATGAGTGCACCGAGCGACCAGCCAATTGGAATGAAAGTAGAAAGCCTATTTTCTTCTACGAGTTGAACTGCCTTTTGTTTAAAATCTGCAATCGTTTCAACTCCATCCCATTCAACATAATAAATAGAAAAAGATTTTTTCAGCCGTTCGGAAAGCGACGACCAAATCGTTCCTCTCATTCCCCAGCCAGGAATAAAGACGATATGCTTTTGCTTGTTCATGAAATAATCCTCATCTCTTGACCAATTGCAGCGATTTCGTTAATCGCCCAGTCAAGTTTATCCTTTGATAATGTCGCCATGAGAGAAAAACGTATTCTTGCCGTCCCTTTTGGAACCGTTGGCGGCCGAATAGAAACAGCCGCAATTCCTCTCTCCTGCAGTCGTTCACTAAATTGCACCGTTAACTCATTGGAACCGATAATAACTGGCACAATTTGTGTCATACTTGTGCCAATGTTAAAACCGAGGCCACTAAGTTTTGTACGAAAATATTTACTATAGTTGTGAAGCTGTTTACGGAGTGCTGACTCTTGTTGGACGATGTGAATCGCAGCTTGAATCGAGCCTAATACAGCGGGCGGTAATGCCGTTGTAAAAATGAAGCTCCTCATTTTATTAACAAAATAATCAAGAAGCCACTGTTTTCCAGTCACGTATGCACCGAAAGAACCAAGTGATTTACTGAATGTCCCCACATGTACGTCCACTTGTTCTTGTAGACCTATATCATGAACAAGCCCTTTTCCTCCTTCTCCGAAAACACCGATGCTGTGAGCCTCATCAACCATTAAAATCGCCCCATACTTTTCTTTGAGTTCAACAAGCCCTTTCAATGGAGCGATATCGCCATCCATGCTGAAGACGCTATCTGTTACAATAAGTTTCCGCTTATGTTGTGGAGCTTTTTTCAAAAGAGCTTCTAAATGATCGAGATCGTTATGTAGATAACGCTTCATTTCCGCCCGGCTTAAAATGATTCCATCATTGATGCTTGCATGGTTCCATTTATCACTAAATACGAGGTCGTTGCGACCGACAAGAGCAGAAATAATGCCTAAGTTGGCGGTATATCCGCTGTTGAAAATAAGTGCTGATTCTGTTCCTTTCCACCTTGCTAGTTCTGTTTCTACATGTTCATACAGGGAATAGTTGCCAACAATTAATCGGGATGCCGTCGAGCTTGCGCCGTATTTATTTGTTGCATGTATACTTGCTTCAATGAGCCGCTTGTCACCAGCTAATCCAAGATAATTGTTTGACGAAAGATTGAGAAGCTTTCGACCATTCATAATGATGAATGAGTCATTCAAGAAATCGATGGAATGTAAGCGCCGTCTTTGTGTTTTTTTCTCTAAATGTAGCAACTCTATTTTCAATTGTTCCTCCCACAAACGCATCTTCTCACCCCTTACCCACTAATATGTTAACCTTAATTTATATTTGGTTAACATAATAAATTATCATATCATATTAAAAACATTGAGACAATCTTTTTTCTTAAGTTCATTCAAAAGAAACCTCCACATAGAATTAGATTTATAGTTGTTGTAACCGACAATCTTTTATAAACTATCAGTCCGGTGATTAACCTTTTGCTTTGCGAAGATAAAATGAAAGTCAATCAAAGGAATAAAGTAGTATATTTTTTGTAAAGGGCGCCCAGTCGCTTCACCATCACGAATCTAGAATTATTGACGAAAAATCCCGTTACAATTCAGAAACTGAACATGGAAAAAGCCATGTCCATCCTAAGATAAGGATAAGATTCTTAGAAATGTAGGAGAAAAAGACAAACCCAAACTTAAATGGAGAATTTAAATTCACACTATGTTTTTGGGTTTTAAGTGCAAAATAATTAGTACAAGTGCAAAAAGACTCAGACAGTCAAACCATTATGAATATAACTAGCCTGCAGGCAATTTTTCTTTGTTTACAAACATAAAAAGCAGCCAAGGCTTTTTTGAAAAAGCGCTTGGCTGACTTTGTGTTTCTATTCAAGTCTTGACAGATAAAAATCGATCACAACAACTATTTATTTCTTTATAAAAAAATATCTGTTCAAATCATACAGATTGCTTGTACTTCAGTAATCATTTTTTTACAAATTATCATGGAATGGAAGTCGCATCCAGGTGATTGGGCGACGGCAAGAAGCAACAATACGAACCCACATTTAACTCCTTTGATCCTTTTATAGATTTCCCTCTTTTCTTTGAATCATATTATTTGAAGTTGGTTCCATTGAACAGATTCTTCAAGTACAGATAAAACAATTTCACGCCGGTCTAACTCTTCGATCCATGGTATAATACCCAAAATTGGGATACCAGTATAAGAATAGATGATAGAAGGGTTGGTTTTCTCAGCAACTCCTGCTATTTCATCTCGATACCCAGACAGAATAACTCCCGCTACCTGTAATCCGCGCTGTTTGGCGTATTCGATGGTCAAAATCGTATGATTAACCGTACCTAGATTCGGTCTTGCCACGATAATCAGTGGAAGCTGGAACATCGTTGCTGCATCCACTACCAATCCATCTGCAACATAGGGAACAGCAAGGCCACCCGCGCCCTCGACAATCATGAATTCATGCTTCTCCTTTAGTCGAAGATATCCATCTTGAAGATCCTGTAAAGTAACCTGTTTTCCGGTGCGCCTCAGCGCTAATATAGGAGTGAGTGGTTCTTCTACAGCATAAGGACAAATGTGTTCCAAGGGGTCATCGACATCAGAAAGTTTTTTGAGTCGTGCTGCATCACCTTCTGGATGATGGACAAGATGTCCGCTTTGAACCGGTTTGTAAACCCCAAAATTATATCCTTGCTTTCGAAAAACACCAGCTAATCCTCCAGCTACGATCGTCTTACCCACTCCGGTATCAGTAGCGGTAATAAAAAATCCTTTCATTTGTTCCGTGCCTCCTTTAACTGTTCACCATTAATGATCTCCATCCATCGAAAACATTCCATCGGTTACGATGTTCGTAGTTGCATGTAAAGTTCCTTTTCTTTAATTAGTTATAGTCCTTGAACGAAAATCATCTTTCCGTAACCTCTTGGATCGATTGATAGAGAATACCCAACATGGAGTCTAATTCCTCTATTGTTGAAGCAAGTGGTGGCATAAAGACAACAACGTTTCCAAGCGGTCGAATGAGCATACCTAACTCTCTAGCTCTCCTACACACTTTGACTCCTATCCGCTCTGACCATTTATAAGTCTCCTTCGTATTGCGGTCAACGACAAGCTCAAGTCCAATCATAAATCCTTTTTGTCGAATATCTCCCACATGATATAGTTGACGGAATTCATGTAAGCGATTAGCAATATATTGAGATTTCCGTTCTACTTCGTGAATGAGATTCTTTTTTTCTATTAAATTAATGTTCGCAATAGCTACTGCACAACCTAGTTGGTTTCCAGTATAGCTATGGCCGTGAAAAAATGTCTTTAGCTCTTCATGGTCCCCAAGAAAAGCTTCATAAATATCATCCGTTGTCACTGTAATGGCAACCGGAAGATAACCGCCTGTAAGACCTTTCCCTGCTGTCAAAATATCAGGAGTTACCCCCTCATGATTGCAAGCAAATAAGCGTCCTGTCCGTCCGAACCCTGTTGCGACTTCATCGGCGATCATCAAAACATTGTATTTCGAACAAAGCTCACGCACACCACTCAAGTACCCTTGAGGCATAACAATAATTCCACTGGCTCCTTGAACGATCGGTTCGATGATCAGTGCTGCTACTTCGTGATCATGAGTTTGAAGTGTTTTTTCTAGTTTTGCTAAGAAAAATTTTGTTTGCTCATGTTCATCTCCTACAATCGGAGAACGGTATACATATGGATAAGGAACTTTTATCGAGTTGAAAAGGAGACTGGAATAAGCCTTATGATAGATATCAATCGCTCCAACAGATACTGCACCAATGGTATCACCATGATAGGCTTCCTTCATTGTGATAAAGCGGCGTTTTTCTGGTTTTCCTTTATGCTGCCAATATTGAAAGGCCATCTTAATGGCTATTTCTACGGCGGTTGCTCCAGAATCAGAGTAAAATACTTTAGATAAACCTGGTGGCATCAGTTGAATGAGTTTCTCTGCAAGAAGAATGGCTGGTATATTTGCCATTCCAAGCAGAGTAGAATGGGCGATTTCATCCAATTGATCCCTGATTGCCTGATCTAACTCAGGTACACGGTGACCATGTACATTGAGCCAAATAGAAGATACACCATCCCAATACTCGTTACCTTTGACATCGCGAAGCTTCCGACCATTCCCACTGGCAATGATGACGGGATCGTCTTCTATGTACTCTTTCATCTGTGTAAAAGGGTGCCACAAATATCGCTTATTTTTTTCGACCAGTTCATCATAACTTAGCATTTCTACTGTCATATGTGTTTTTCACTCCCGGTTATTTTTGTTAACCTTTTATATAATTTAGTTAACAATTAAGAAAATAATATCATAATGATTGCAATTTATACAATTTAAAAATTTTCATATCATAAGTTAGTAGTTTCAAGAACACAATATTTATTAAACTATCCAAAAAGCTACAATAAAAAATTAATAGGAAGATCCAAGACTCATTTTTTGAAAATTTTTAGCTTTAGTCATAGCCATCTTCCACTCCTGCTCATTTTTTAATCAACAAAATTATGTATTTTAATTTCCACATAAAAAACAGCCCACAAATAGGAAGCAATTCACACCTTCATACTTGGGGCTGTCCCATTTTTTAAATAAGTTAAAATTAATGATTCATCACCACATTTTGTGATTTAACCCAAAAAATAAGGAAAACACTCACGAATTCCTGGCAATAATGTTAGCGTGACTTAACATAACAGGAGGTTCAAAAGTGTTTTCCGTATCACTAGATTTGCCAGAATTTGAAGTTGTTAAACAAGTATTTCTTGAAGATTGCAATCTGTTACATGTTGAGAAAAATACGATGGAAGAACGTTGTACTTTTTGCGGCTTTTTTACCAGTAATGTCCACGACTGGCGGACAAGAAAGGTTCGTGACTTGTCCGTATTAGGTAAGCCCCTTTTCTTATTAGTCAGAGTGCATAGATACCGTTGTCACAACTGTAATGAGGTATTTTCACAAACATTTGAATCTATCAGTCCTAATAAGCATCAGACCAATCGATACAGAGAATATCTGTATCAAATGTGCATTTGCTCTACTATTCAAGAAGTAAGTCGAAAGGAAAAAGTTCCTTATACGACAGTAGAAAGAATTTTTTATTCCATCGCTAAAGAAAAAGAAATGGAGCATTTAGAACATCTTGATAGTGCTTTAGAAAACAATGAACTAGTCCTTAGCCTTGATGAGATCGCTGTTCGAAAGGGTCACCGATATGAAACCGTTCTAATGGATGCCCAATCCGGCAGTGTTCTTGGTATGGAACATCAACGTAGTTATGATTCTACTCTAACCTTACTCTCCAAGGAGATCCTGGCTAATAAGTGTGTTCAAACCGTTGTCATGGATATGTGGGATCCCTTTCATAAAGCTGTTAAATCTATATTCCCAGAGGCCTGTATCGTCATTGATAAATATCATGTGGTGCA from Bacillus methanolicus includes these protein-coding regions:
- a CDS encoding ISL3 family transposase, yielding MFSVSLDLPEFEVVKQVFLEDCNLLHVEKNTMEERCTFCGFFTSNVHDWRTRKVRDLSVLGKPLFLLVRVHRYRCHNCNEVFSQTFESISPNKHQTNRYREYLYQMCICSTIQEVSRKEKVPYTTVERIFYSIAKEKEMEHLEHLDSALENNELVLSLDEIAVRKGHRYETVLMDAQSGSVLGMEHQRSYDSTLTLLSKEILANKCVQTVVMDMWDPFHKAVKSIFPEACIVIDKYHVVQKVTHALDQVRKKTPGLKKGRFKLLKGSEKLTANEKQQLDEMLKEHSELSYAYFLKELFREIYQVNDYDTADSLLEEWIQLAWSSPFPSFHQVAKTIENWKAQILQYFLTPFTNGRIEGTNHKIKNIKRRAFGFRNLERFRLRVFLECTGKTYKNQVA
- the bioA gene encoding adenosylmethionine--8-amino-7-oxononanoate transaminase, with the translated sequence MTVEMLSYDELVEKNKRYLWHPFTQMKEYIEDDPVIIASGNGRKLRDVKGNEYWDGVSSIWLNVHGHRVPELDQAIRDQLDEIAHSTLLGMANIPAILLAEKLIQLMPPGLSKVFYSDSGATAVEIAIKMAFQYWQHKGKPEKRRFITMKEAYHGDTIGAVSVGAIDIYHKAYSSLLFNSIKVPYPYVYRSPIVGDEHEQTKFFLAKLEKTLQTHDHEVAALIIEPIVQGASGIIVMPQGYLSGVRELCSKYNVLMIADEVATGFGRTGRLFACNHEGVTPDILTAGKGLTGGYLPVAITVTTDDIYEAFLGDHEELKTFFHGHSYTGNQLGCAVAIANINLIEKKNLIHEVERKSQYIANRLHEFRQLYHVGDIRQKGFMIGLELVVDRNTKETYKWSERIGVKVCRRARELGMLIRPLGNVVVFMPPLASTIEELDSMLGILYQSIQEVTER
- a CDS encoding DUF4352 domain-containing protein gives rise to the protein MKKIFVTALIVGFLLTGCNESSTTAVKDSNQNQQTDEPKETNVKFGKEFKVEFRNWNGEIEQEIKLKVDNVKIESNISPDQITNEQNDFVGLDLSVENIGKTETNEFTVTASSFSVFNDKGMEISSFPVIGGDKVTYKPTNLRPNGKNEGRIYLTIPKGEKVSEIIYYNNLIKDNGDKFIFKVKN
- a CDS encoding alpha/beta fold hydrolase gives rise to the protein MNKQKHIVFIPGWGMRGTIWSSLSERLKKSFSIYYVEWDGVETIADFKQKAVQLVEENRLSTFIPIGWSLGALITLELAISIPEKIDRLVLVSGTSRFIKGDGYDAGWERRVVERMKRQLVRNCKQTLSSFFASLFCEEEQDKVLDFDQHFHNTELQELLVGLDYLMTADVRFALHEISAPLLLIHGEEDTICPPAASHYIVEQTHDNAILKLLPKTAHVPFLTKTDECSRLIESFAGGRG
- the bioD gene encoding dethiobiotin synthase, with product MKGFFITATDTGVGKTIVAGGLAGVFRKQGYNFGVYKPVQSGHLVHHPEGDAARLKKLSDVDDPLEHICPYAVEEPLTPILALRRTGKQVTLQDLQDGYLRLKEKHEFMIVEGAGGLAVPYVADGLVVDAATMFQLPLIIVARPNLGTVNHTILTIEYAKQRGLQVAGVILSGYRDEIAGVAEKTNPSIIYSYTGIPILGIIPWIEELDRREIVLSVLEESVQWNQLQII
- a CDS encoding IS3 family transposase (programmed frameshift), with amino-acid sequence MVKLYESGKPRKDIISEYNLTPSALDKWVKQSQTSGSFKEKDNRTPEKEELIKLRKENQRLLMENDIFKASCADTRTKVNVIKNNRHKYSISAMCDVLQLPRSTYYYEAKEQSKSDDELTVTIIDIFHKSRQNYGTRKIKHELKKLGKIASRRRIGRIMKENGLVSKYTVAQFKPHVDKCNESKVENVLNREFDQQKELTVVVSDLTYVRVEKSWHYICLFVDLYNREIVGHSAGPNKDAGLVYQALSMIKADLRQIQLFHTDRGNEFKNKTIDEALETFEIKRSLSMKGCPYDNAVAEATFKIIKTEFVKGKYFESLEQLKLELDDYVHWFNHIRIHGTLGYLSPIEYKKEHLKKIV
- the bioC gene encoding malonyl-ACP O-methyltransferase BioC encodes the protein MIDKQLLQKRFSANAKTYDQFANVQKKMADRLLKQLVMKRNDSSPLHILEIGCGTGYLTAKLSRHFKNATITAVDLAPGMIEIAKQRISEERIHFLCGDIEEMELYDRYDLIISNATFQWLNHFESTLFRLSSILKRDGMILFSTFGCGTFHELHTSFQRAMQKLQLDTNVRISQPFYALEDLLELCERSVQPVHPFSTIFGTEMIEIERFHSVKDFITSLRKIGATNSNAGPYFQRPSVLKEMMNIYEQDFQERGHIIATYHCLFIGIEC
- the bioF gene encoding 8-amino-7-oxononanoate synthase, with protein sequence MRLWEEQLKIELLHLEKKTQRRRLHSIDFLNDSFIIMNGRKLLNLSSNNYLGLAGDKRLIEASIHATNKYGASSTASRLIVGNYSLYEHVETELARWKGTESALIFNSGYTANLGIISALVGRNDLVFSDKWNHASINDGIILSRAEMKRYLHNDLDHLEALLKKAPQHKRKLIVTDSVFSMDGDIAPLKGLVELKEKYGAILMVDEAHSIGVFGEGGKGLVHDIGLQEQVDVHVGTFSKSLGSFGAYVTGKQWLLDYFVNKMRSFIFTTALPPAVLGSIQAAIHIVQQESALRKQLHNYSKYFRTKLSGLGFNIGTSMTQIVPVIIGSNELTVQFSERLQERGIAAVSIRPPTVPKGTARIRFSLMATLSKDKLDWAINEIAAIGQEMRIIS